The proteins below are encoded in one region of Rhodoluna lacicola:
- a CDS encoding WhiB family transcriptional regulator, producing MDSRNRVPENWSIDPIRLGVAGAYSDSETDPLSWQADALCSQTDPEAFFPEKGGSTRDAKRICSGCEVKAECLEYALENDERFGIWGGLSERERRKLKKRA from the coding sequence ATGGACAGTCGTAATCGTGTGCCAGAGAACTGGTCTATCGATCCAATTCGACTTGGTGTCGCGGGGGCGTACTCAGATTCTGAAACCGACCCACTTTCATGGCAGGCAGATGCACTTTGCTCACAGACTGACCCAGAGGCTTTCTTTCCAGAGAAGGGCGGATCAACTCGCGATGCAAAGCGCATTTGTTCGGGTTGCGAGGTAAAGGCAGAATGCCTTGAGTACGCACTTGAAAACGATGAGCGTTTCGGTATCTGGGGTGGTTTGTCAGAGCGCGAACGTCGCAAGCTTAAGAAGCGCGCTTAA